ggaccctgacttttgagttttgtgtcattcttaattagccaaatgtgttagcttactttagtatttgattcattttgtataaggccatggaaaatggctaatattgagagttattatatgaatgcaactAGTCttttatgaatgtgaaattgtcgACATGGttaaatatatgtaatgtatataggtgttaactatggttgtttggttgagaaatcatattaagtttaaatttgatatgttggttgttcttagattgtgtttcagggtggcaaaggcttggtagatagccttatattatccacacaggtagacacacgagcgtgtgtctaggccgtgtgtccatgggcgtgttgttcagccgtgtgtcccctgcacgtaaaatttgcaagtcagaatgcatggtagtaaacacacggacagagacacggccgCGTGTCTAAGCCGtatagaggacacggcctctggccacgggcgtgtgccttggccgtgtgccccaaattgggtgctgacgtcagaaatagaatgtcaaggtttttagacaggccatgaacacaggcgtgtgtcagaccgtgtgaaaacccctataggttcgaaattggaatttaattcacacgggtttgggacacgggcgtgttcccttgtgtttaggccgtgtgtgtcacacgggccatcagcacagcCATGTTATATTGACCACACGGGGgttcacaagggcgtgtgtcatGTTTCAAgtgttatttttctaaagttagttaatGGACCCGggttggtcccgaatggtttccaGTAGATGTTTGGggactcgtaggcccatattaaggagtttagacaaagttcaaattttttttaaatttgaccgagtcttaatgacatcgaaatgatagtatgcatgtgattaagtgtagtAACATCTCGTATCCCGTCCCGACGTAGGCCTttggtgtggggtgttacacacacggtCGGCTACTGGGAGCCTTCACCCATGTCAACGTAAGTGTATTCTTGATCTACTTGATAGATGTTGTTTAACAGATGGCAAAGGTGTCCATACTCCCATGATTAGTTCTTCCATGTAGTCCAAGAATGATGGACTTCTACTTGATGACCCTACTGAGTATAGAAGTATTGCTGGAGCATTACAATATGTGGTTCTCACATGACCTGACATTGCCTATGCAGTCAATCGTATTTTTCAACTTATGCATGCACCTACTGATACTCATCTTGTTGCTCTAAAATGTATTCTTCGATACTTATGTGGTACTGTCGATTACGGGTTGGTTTTTTGACCCTCTGAACGCTTGTCTCTGGTTGGATATGCTGTGATAATTGGGGTTTAGACTTTAATGATTGACGGTCAAGTACTGGAAATTGAGTTTATTTTGGTGACAATCGTGTTTCCTGGTGCTGTAAGAAACAATAGGTTGTGTCTCACTCCATTGCCGAGGCTGAGGACAGAGGAATGGCTATAGCAACTTCTGATGTTATTTGGCTAATTTcgttattgaaagaattgaaagtttATTTTACTGATATTCTCACTATCTAGTGTGACAACTCGAGTGCTGTAGTAGTAGCTACTAATCCAATTTTGCATTCTAAGTTTAAGCATATTGAACTAGATCTGTTCTTTGTTCGGGAAAAAGTGACTTATGGTTCTCTCCCTGTTGGTGAAGTTCCAGCATGTGGCCAAGTCACATACATTATCACCAAACCTTTTTCAACTTCATATTTTACTCATTTTCGACAACTTCTTTGAATCTTACTGGATGGGAAGTTGAATAAATATTGGAGTACATCACATTACATCACCATCACATCACATCACCTCACCTGTGTAGAGTTTAGTTAGGAAGTTAGGTTGTTAGGTGGTTAGTAAGCTGTCAAGTATTCAATTAGTAGCAGTTTATTCTCTTCAATTGTTATAAATACAAGTATTGAACAGTGATAGAGGTTAAGCAATAATCATTCATTTTAAATCTAATTCTCATATACTTACACACAGCAGCACCATATCGATAAACAACGTAAGAGgacaaatatcaaaataaatattttcagagTAGAGGTActactttaaaaattttgatgaaGTTCATGAACCAAATATACCCGTACCCACGAAATATAATAAACAGACACATGAAGAAGTGATAGGTGGGACAAAAAAATGAAACAGAGGATTttgacttaaaaaaaaaaaaagaggcttgCCACTCGGCAAGCAACGGGTGAACTGAACATTTGAGTTTTCATTCTATAGGAGTTAGGTATAGATTGCCGAAATGTAGGCTGAATCTACTCCTTATAAATCCAGCATATAGCAGGACTTGACTtgcaaattctgtttttattacTAAAACTTGTTAGATTTTTCCGCAAATAATCTGACACTTGTTCCTTGCATCTTTTTGTTCCGACTTTTCTCCCTTCTTTATATTTGGGGGAAAGGGTCTGTATCAATTCGTAATCCTTTCATTAAAATCCAACTTAATTTTCTCCTCATTCATCCATGGATTCTAAAATGCACCTTCAGCCATGGTGGTTACTGCCTATTTCTCTTTTGTTACAACTCTCAAATTTGAAAAACTGGGCAAACGCAGCACCACAAGTGCCTTGCTACTTTATTTTCGGGGACTCATTATCGGATAGTGGGAACAATAATAACCTTAAAACGTTAGCCAAAGTAAATTATCGACCATACGGAATCGACTTCCCGAAAGGACCAACAGGAAGGTTTAGCAATGGTCGTAACGTGCAGGATGCTATTGGTTTTTTCCTTCTCTTCGATTTGTTTTCTCCTTACAAAcattaattgattaattaattgcCTCCAGTCCAATTGATAATCATATAATATTAACCCTACTACTGCGTACGTCCTGATTCTTAATTTGTAAGTAATCTTTAATTATTGCATTGAACGTTTTCTATATGATGACAGTTGAACTTCTTGGTTTCGAAGAGTATATGCCTCCTTTTGCCAAATCAGAAAAGAAGAACATTCTCCAAGGCGTGAATTATGCGTCTGGTGCCTCGGGCATTCTCGACGAAACTGGAAGTCTAATGGTAATGTTAAAAAGATTTATATTTATACTTGCACATTCTTAGCAAATCACACAATCCCAGTGTATATTAATTACAATGATTACGAGCCTATGCCAATTATAAGCTATTACCCATTTTCAAACAAAAACCCTTTCACATGATTTTGTCTTTTGAAGTTTATAAATTTATAGTCTAATTCTTAACTGGTCCTTGTAAGATCTTTTGTGTTAAATACAACCCCTAGGAAAAAGTGTTAATTGTATGATCCACAATAGATTTTCAATATACCAACACACATCACATTTATTTATCCACACAATATTTAGCATTTATATTCTTTGAAAACTCGGTTCATTAATTTTTTTTGCCATAAATTAGTCAAGtatgtatttcataaaaaaacaaagtttttctatgttttgcaGGGTGCTCGAGTACCCATGAGCATCCAAATAAGAAATCACAAAACAATAATCGCAAGAATTCGTAAAATATTACGAAATGATTCATCCACAGAGAAGCTTCTAAGACAATGCATTTACTCCATTCAAATAGGTAGCAACGACTTCGTCAACAATTATTTCAAGCCCAATTTCTACAACTCCAGCCACGGATACAGTCTATCGGAATTCGCTACAATGCTTGTTCGACAATTTGCACACCAAATAAAGGTTTGATATTTTCTTCTTCTATAGATGAAATCATTAATCATTCTCAGCCTCGCCACTAAAAgaataaatgaaatatgaaaattcCCTTAACTGATAAACATCACTACCAGGATTTGTACAAAACCTGAGCGAGGATCTTTGCGTTGATCGGGCTTGGGCAACTTGGTTGTACACCTAATGCAATTGCAACGCACGGAACCAATGACTCTCTTTGCGTAACCAAGTTAAACGATGCTGCCTTCCTTTTCAATCAAAGACTTATACCTCTTGTCATGGCACTAAATAGCAAGCTAACCGATGCTAAATTTAGCTATCTTAATTATTCTCCAATGAAAGTTGCTCAGTTATCATTTGGTAAATAATTTCATTCCTACATTGACAttcttttatctattttttaattgAATGGTCAGAAGCGTGAAAGGGCCTtcctggttttttttttttttttttcatatttgacAGAAAGTCCATGCTGCAAAACTGGGGCCGGTGGTAATAGAGAGCTCTGTATTCATCATTCAAAGCCATGCAGTAACCGAAAACAATACGCGTTTTGGGACGGAGTCCATCCTACTGATGCCTCTAATGTGTTGATTGCCAAGAATTTATACGGCACAAGATCCTTTTCCGATGCGCGTCCATTTAACATTCAGTCATTAGCACGCAAATCAAGTGATGATCTAATCTAAGATCACTACTCTTAGTCAGCAGCGTCAGATTTCGGTAGAAGTTTTGGTAAATTAAGTCGGGTCAACCAGGTTGAATtcatattaaataagaaaaacagtttatttatttaaatttatttataaaaattattaatatcaaATTAATTTCGTATTGTTATTTTTGACAGTGAAACCAACTTTAAGACTAGGGGCGTCTTGGGAGGAGGCAGTGGCCTTCTCCCCTTGAATACTAGTACAACTACAACTTTAATTCCTCTCgagtttaataattaattttaatttcttttagatttttaaaaattgCATATAGCATCTCTCAAATGTTAAAAattcaatttgtttatttttccttaactgaaatttaataatattaagtatCAAGATTATGTAAAGTATATTTTCTGACTTGCTCATTAATGAAAGAAGAGGAGTATTTAATACATCATAGAGAGTAATGACTAGCTGGCTAACTAATCAATTGATTAACAAACCGTTAGCCTATTAACTAACTATTAACTAACTTTTATTTACTCCTAACATTCCCCATGCTACTTGACCCCTGCTCTATATTTTCAACATCACGTGTAATTATCCTGAGTTGATCCCTGAACTTGTGAAACAGCCCTATAGATAGGTTATGTCAATACATCTGCAACTTGCTCATGACTTGGAACGTGTCCAACTTGAAACACGCCTTGAGCAACTTTTTCCCGCACGAAGAACAAGTCTAATTCGACGTGCTTAAACTTCAAATGCATAACTGGATTTCCTGCAACGGCCACAACAGCTGAGCTATCACACCATAGCAGAGCTTTGCCCTTAGTAGAGGCTCCTAATTCAGATAACAAGGACTGAATCCAAACCATCTCAGCGGTGACATGAGCGAGGCTGCGATATTTGGCCTCAGCTGTAGAACGCAAGACCACCTGCTGCTTTCGAGAGCTCCAGGAGATAGGATTACCTCCTAGAAAAACACAATAACTGGACGTTGACCGACGATCATCACTGTCAGATCCCCAACTAGCATCTAAGAAGCCTTCAAGGAGAAATTTTGGACTCCTAGTGAACTGGATACCATAACCCAAAGTCCCTTTCAAATAACGCAAAATGCGTTTGACAACTTTAAAATGTAGATCGGATGGTTTGTGCATGAACTGGAAAATTTTGTTAACCGAGAATGCTATATCGGGACTGGTTATGACGACATACTGTAAGGCACAAACTATACTTCTGTACATCTTTGCATCCTCAACTGGAAGCAAAAGCCTTAGGCTTAAATATGCCATTTTTGGAGCGAGTACGCATGGGATGAACATTATCAGTAGGAATAATTTGAGTAGGTGAAGAAGACTGAGGAGCAGCAAGCGAAGGCTCTACAAGAAAATATGTTGTACTAGGAACGACAGGAGAATTCTGAGAACCAGAATGACAAGTAGGAGACTGAAGGCCAGAAGGTTGAATTGAGCTGGCCATAGAAGACGGGATGACTTGGTCAAACCCAGAAGAATTATTCAGTGAAATGTCTATAGCAACTACCAAAGGAAGGCTTGACTTGTGACTAGAAGAACCAAAGGAAGCAGAACTAGAGTGGAACAAGGAACCAGCCCGAAAAGGAAAGCTCATCTCATCAAATGTAACATGACTAGAAACAAACATGAGGCCATCTAGATCTAGACATTGATACCCCTTCCGATTTGGAGCTACGCCAAGAAATATGCATTGTTTGGACCAAAACTCCAGCTTGTGATTCTGATACGGCCTTAAACACGGAAAACAAGCACAACCAAAAACCTTTAAATAAGAATAAGTAGGTCGTGCTTTGTAAAGTACCTCATAAGGACTTTTCTTCTGGAAAAGTGGAGTAGGGAGCCGGTTTAACAAATGAACCGCATGATAAAAAGCCTGAGACCAGAAATCCAAAAGTAATGAAGCTTGTACGAAAAGCGTTAACCCCATGTCAACAAGATGTTGATGCGTTTGTTCAAACACTCCGTTCTGCTCGGAAGTGTGGGGACAAGTTATCCTATGTTGAATTCCAAGACGAGACAGCTTCTTAGACAACGACTGATATTCACCCCCAATCGGTTTGAAGTCGTTTAATTGAACAACCAAATTGAACTTGAACCATGGCATTAAACCGTAAAAAGCACTGGAAGACCTCTGACTTTGACTGTAGAAAATACACCCATGTATACCTGCTATGCATGTCTACAAAAGAGACATAATAAACAAAACCATTTGAATTTAGATGATTAGGGACCCAAAAATTAGATTCCACTAATTCAAAAGGTGACGAATACAAGGTTTGTGACGAACTAAATGGCAGCTTATGAGCCTTGCCTAACTGGCAAGCTGAAAAACAGTAGACAAGGTACTACATTTGAAAGGAATATTACAATTTTTCAAAACATCAATAAGAACATTGGTACATGGGTGGCCTAGTTGATTATGCCACAAAGTAGGTGAAGGCATAAGTTGATTTGTGTAGAAACACGTCGAGCTAGACTGAGGAATACCACGTTTGCTGGAAATTGGCAGTCTAGAGATATCAAATTTGTAGAGACCATTATGCATGCGGCCCACTAGGAGAGTTTTCCTGGTTTGAATATCCTTCACAAAGCAAAATAATGGGTGAAATTCAAAATAGACAACAttattgtaatatcctaaattcgggcctaatcgaaacagtggtttcgtgaccacaaatctgtggtagaaaaatttattttataatcattttaaggtctatggcatgatttcatgattgtgtgaaaatttcgtttagaaattttatcgatagagggtccaatttgatatttaggactaaattacaaaagttgtaaaatgtgtgttctagttcacaaaggtattaagtacttgtgagtaatgggcttttaaagtggaggtccttggaaagtaattagaccattataatagtttggacaaaaatacctaaaggaagataaaacaccatagtttttaattaagggcattttggttatttagttattaaaatgaattaaaaacaaaattaaaagccaatttttgtccatcttcttcattagaccgaactttcaagggttctccatatctagggtttgtttcaagtttccaagctccatagtaagtgattccaagccccgttttaatgttctttacgtttttggaatccccggtagctcgatttagcttatgctaacaataagtcaacctagggttcgtatttggaaaaatacccacaggttaaatttgtgtattttggtgtttcatGATATAatttgaggttttaaattatgttagacaacttgtgctactcggttttaagtgaaaacgagtaaaagggcttaatcggtaaaaatacctaatagtcataagtacatgttagagtgtgaatttgatgttgccatagaagggaaaaatgatcagcatgtcataaaacataagaaaataggatgaggtttaatttacgagccttggggcaaaagtgcaaatagtgaaagtttaggggcaaaatggtaatttttccaaagttcgtactaaGGGCTGTTTtcatgaatgtatgtattaaataaaattaatttggtattatggATCAaaagaaatgagattcaagtcgtgatcgagggaaaaacaaagtttacgaggaatcgGCTCGGatactaatattttgtatcgaggtaagttcatgtgtaaataaggtaacctaatttttattttaagtgatttaatgatatttgtatgatataatatttattatcatgaaatattgtgctttgtgaattattatttggtaatacgcaaattatgtgaataatttaataagtatgagatgttagcaagtatcggttTCTATATTTCGAAGAAGACGAtaaaaatgtgtaattgagaagaatcccatttgaaccttgggaatagattagggtacaagtgacatgtcactaggatggttgagttccgaactcgttgagttgagtccgagttcgtgagatgtaactaggcatccgagctcgttgagttgagtccgagttcacttatggatgcgaacgcccgagctcattgggTTGAGTCCCAGTtcatttatgggcgggttacatagtagcttggctacatagattcaaaagctattgagcttgttcagttatgagtatagcacttacgtgcacactatccgcgtatccgaaattatattcctacgtgttcaacgggagaatcctaagagaatattGAGGATGCTTAAAACGAAAGTGAATcaatgatgaatgtgttgaagaagtgaaaatggacaggtatgagtttaattcttggttgagaacttggtgagacaaaattgtggtaagatagtaattatttttatgttatgagtgttttaatgatgtttatgttggagtgcataatcatgttacttattatttacatgtgaacttactaagcatttatgcttactccctcctttttcttcattgtagttttgacaagccggcttgagaatcgggataggtcgaaggctagttcacactatccgaagacctaaattggtaaaatggcttgtatattttgagtgtggcatgtatagcaatatactcactttgtataaatgatcatatgatatggttatggtttggtaagaaaaagggtttgtaaatgattagctattggaatggctaatcaagtttatatatgataacatgtatgctttatgtcttaactaaaccatgaaaatccttggaatggTAAAATTGGCCATAAAATAGAGTcatacagcagcagtgatgtgaatttgaaaaatcactaaaaatagtagaaatggaattaaatgatgaataagttatgaatcttgatgagtctattttcatatgaatggaacaaaataggtaaatgagttatattttatgagatatttaagttttggtggaacagggtcctAGTGTTCTCTGAATCCCTTGttatgaatttaaaaattcaccaaaaattgtacaaaaataattagaagttttaatttatatgtacagattccttattgagtctacttttatgaaaaataaacagaataatcattgaaactctgtacagggagatatctaattcgtaatacacaggggttagagtagtcgaatcctgaaacaggggagactttaactaataaactatactaattggcttgaccaaaaattctagaaaacaactaatagatagatatatgagtctagtttcaaggaaaatttatggatcttaactttgagtttcggaactagagatatgaatttttaagcgactgtgacgcagttagccagc
Above is a genomic segment from Gossypium arboreum isolate Shixiya-1 chromosome 8, ASM2569848v2, whole genome shotgun sequence containing:
- the LOC108466357 gene encoding GDSL esterase/lipase At1g29660-like, yielding MDSKMHLQPWWLLPISLLLQLSNLKNWANAAPQVPCYFIFGDSLSDSGNNNNLKTLAKVNYRPYGIDFPKGPTGRFSNGRNVQDAIVELLGFEEYMPPFAKSEKKNILQGVNYASGASGILDETGSLMGARVPMSIQIRNHKTIIARIRKILRNDSSTEKLLRQCIYSIQIGSNDFVNNYFKPNFYNSSHGYSLSEFATMLVRQFAHQIKKVHAAKLGPVVIESSVFIIQSHAVTENNTRFGTESILLMPLMC